The Gemmatimonadetes bacterium SCN 70-22 genome segment ATCAAGCAATCTCTTCACCGCCGAAACGCTCGCGCGTCCCGACAGCAATAAGGATTCACTTCCCACGATCTTCCCTGACCTTCGCTTTTCAATCAGCAACCGGCGGCAACCGCACGGTGTCCATTCGAGCATCAACAACCATCCGTCCCCCCGCGACCGCTCGCGCGAATCCACGGTGCCGTAACACGCGCCGAAGCGCGATCACGTGCTGGTGACGAAAGGGGGCGTATAGTACATAGCTCCGAGGCGCAGTTCAACCCCCACTCGCCCGACACGCGACGAGAATTCCGCTAATACAACGACTGCGCCCCGCCGACTCCTCGCCCCCCTCCCGCTCCTCCCTCCCCTGCCCTCGGACAGCGCGCCCCCAGCACCGCTCCGCTACCTTGGGGGCCATGGCCATGGACCTCGCAGTCGTCTCCGCCCGCGGCGCCGCCCGCTGGCGACGCGCCCACCCGTGGATCTTCAAGAGCGACGTCGTCCGCTTCCCGAACGCCCCGGCGGGAGCCGTGCGTGTCGAGGACCCTCGCGGACGCCCCATCGGCGTCGCCCTCTGGTCCCCCACCTCGGAAATCTCCCTTCGTCTCGTCGACCGCGAGACGCCGGCCCAGCTCGACGAGCAGTGGTGGCATGATCGCCTGGCGCGCGCCGTCTCCCGGCGCGACGACCTCCTGCGGCACAGCTCGGCGTTCCGTCTCGTCCATGGCGAAGGCGACGCCCTCCCGTCGCTCGTCTGCGACCGCTACGACCGCTGGCTGGTCGTCCAGCTACTGAGCGCCGGGCTCGAGGCGTTCCGGGAGGAGATCGTCGCCGCGCTGGTCCGTCTCACCGGGTGCCGGGGTGTCCTGGCCCGGAACGACGCCGGGGTGCGCGATCGGGAAGGGCTCTCCCGCGAGACCACCCTCCTGTTCGGCGACGTCCCGCGCGAGATCGAGGTCCACGAGCATGGCGTGAAGTACCTCGCCGCCCCCTGGACCGGCCAGAAGACGGGTGCCTTCCTCGACCAGCGGGAGAACCGGCACCGCATCGGCCAGCTGGCCCGCGGTCGCGCGCTCGACTGCTTCGCCTACCACGGCTCGTTCGCGCTGCATCTGGCGGCGAACGCCTCGAGCGTCGTCGCCCTCGACTCGTCAGGCGCGGCGCTCGAGCGCGCCCGCGAGAACGCCGCACGCAACGGCCGCACCAACATCACCTTCGTCGAGGCCGACGTCTTCGATGACCTCCGCGAGCGCGAGCGCGCCGGCGAACGCTTCGACACCATCGTCGTCGACCCCCCCGCCTTCGCCAAGAACCGCCCCTCCCTCCCCGCCGCCCTCCGCGGCTACCACGACATCAACCTCCGCGCCCTGCGCCTCCTGGCCCCCGGCGGCATCCTGTTCACCGCCAGCTGCAGCTACCACCTCGGCAAGCCGCTCTTCCTGGAGATGCTCGAAGGCGCCGCCGCCGACAGCGCCCGCCCCATCGCCCTCCGCGAGCTCTGCAACCAACCCAGCGACCACCCCGAGATCCTCACCATCCCCGAGTCCGGCTACCTCAAGGGCGCGATCCTGGAGGCGATGGACTGAGAGGGGCAGAAGACGGGAAGACGAGAAGACGAGTGGACAGCGGGGGGGCGCGATCGCGCGTTCTCTCGGTAGCAAAGCCGCTCGACACGCGATCCCTTCACACGCGCCTCCTTCAGAGGCGATCCCTCCGCACACGCTCCTTCCCCTAACGCCGACGCCCCGATGTCCGCCACCCGCCCGCCCGACGTACGCCCCGCCGGCGTTCGGCCGTCCGCCCTTCGCGCTCGCCTCCTCCCGCGCCTGACGCTCGGCGTCGGCGCCGCCCTCGCGCTCGCCGCGCCGACGCTCACCGCACAACGCACCCAGAAGCCGCCGCTGCACGGACGCCACTGGGTCGCCGTCACGGGGAAGCCGCTGGCCGCCACCGCCGGTGCCACGATCTTCCAGAAAGGAGGCAACGCCATCGACGCCGCGTGCGCCATGCTCGCCGCGGTCACCACCATGTGGGACGTCCTGAGCTGGGGGGGCGAGACCCAGGCGCTCATCTATCATCCCGGACTCAAGAAGGTCATCGGGATCAACGCGCTCGGCGTCGCTCCCACTGGCGCGACCGCCGAGTTCTATCGCTCGCGCGGCATGAACACCCCGCCCGAGTTCGGGGCGCTCGCCGCCGTCACTCCGGGAACTCCGGGCGGGTTGATGACGATGCTGGCCGAATACGGGACGCTGTCGCTGGCCGACGTCCTGGCGCCCGCCATCCAGATGGCGGATGGATACCCCATCGACGCACAGACGGCGAACTCGATCGAGAACAACAAGGCGCGCCTCAAGCAATGGAAGTATTCGCGCGAGGTCATGCTCCCCCACCTCGGCGAAGCGCGCGAGGCGCCGGCGGCCGGCGAGATCTTCGCGCAGAAGGACCTGGCGACGACGCTGCGCAAGCTCGTGGAGGCGGAGCGGACGGCGCGGCGCCAGGGGAAGAGCCGGAAGGAGGCGATCTACGCGGCATACGACCGCTTCTACAAGGGCGACATCGCCGAGGAGATCGTGCGCGGCGTCCGTGAGGAGGGCGGGCTCTTCACGCGCGAGGACCTCGCGAACTGGAAGGTGAAGATCGAGGAGCCGCTGTCGACCAACTACCGCGGCATCGACGTCTACAAGCTGCAGCAGTGGACGCAGGGGCCCGCGCTGCTGCAGGCGCTCAACATCCTCGAGAACGCCGACCTCAAGTCGATGGGCTACAACTCGACGCGCTACATCCACACGGTATACCAGGCGATGTCGCTCGCCTTCGCCGACCGCGACTTCTACTACGGCGACCCGAGCTTTGCGCCTGACGAGCCGATGCCGGGGCTCCTCTCGAAGGAATACGCGAAGGCACGCTACGGGCAGATCCGTTGGGACCGCAACGACGCCACCATCAAGCCGGGCGATCCGTACCCGTACCAGGGCGGGACGAACCCCTTCCGCGAGCTACTGGACAAGTGGAGCGTGACGGGGGCACCGGCCGACATGCCGAAGAGCGGTCAGCAGGACCGCGTCGGGGACTCGCTCGGCGCCCTCACCTTCGACGAGGCGTTCTACTCGGGGACGACGTCGATCCAGGCGGCCGACACGTCGGGGTGGGTGATCTCGGTGACGCCGAGCGGGGGGTGGATCCCGGCGGTGATCGCGGGGCGCACCGGCGTGGGGTTGAGCCAGCGCGCGCAGAGCTTCGTGACGCACCCTGGCGACGGCCCCTTCAACGTGATTGCCCCCGGGAAGCGGCCCCGCGTGACGCTGACGCCGTCGCTCGCGCTCAAGGAAGGCCAGCCGTACCTGGCCTTCAGCGTCCAGGGGGGAGACTCCCAGGACCAGAACCTCCTGCAGTTCTTCCTCAACACCGTCGAGTTCGGGATGACGCCGCAGGAGGCGGCCGAGGCGGCGAACATCAACTCGTACCAGATGCGCTCCTCGTTCGGGGCGCACGAGTCGCGCCCGGGGCGGTTGCTCCTGGCGGAGTCGGTTCCCGACTGGACGCGCGCGGAGCTGCGCCGCATGGGATACACCCTGGAGTTCGAGCGCCTCACCTCGGGACCGATCACGGCCATCTGGCTCGACCGCAAGCACCGGACGTTCTGGGGCGCGGCGTCGAACCATGGCGAGGACTACGGGATCGCGTGGTAGGATGACGAACGGAGCGCCGGCGAGGCAGCGCGGGGTAGCGCGGCGTCGCCGGTCATCCCTTCTGGCAGCTGCGGCAGAAGTAGGTGCTGCGCCCTGCCTGCGTGAGCCGTGAGATGGGGGCACGACAACGTCGGCAGGGGCGTCCCTCGCGATCGTAGACGTTGAAGCGGACCGCGTCGCGCACCGCAGCGGCGCCGTGGTAGCGCTCGGGGTGCGCGAGCGCCTTGCGCATGGTGCGCTTGACGCCAGCCACGATGGCGGCGACCCGGTCGCTCGAGAGACGGTGCGCCGGGCGACGGGGATCGACGCGGGCGTACCAGAGCGCCTCGGACGCATAGATGTTCCCGATCCCGGCCACCACGCGCTGGTCGAGGAGAATCGGCTTGACGGGGGCGCGACGTCGCGCGAGGTGCGCGGCCAGCCATGCCGCGTCGAACTCCGGCGCGGTGGCCTCGGGGCCGAGGTCGGGGAGCGGGGATTCGCCCGCCGCGTGCACGGAGACGTGCGACAGCGCACGGGTGTCGACGAGGGCGAGCCGCGTCCCGTCGTCGAAGTCGAGGATGACGCGCGCGAACCGGTGCACGGGAGGCGCTGCCTCGCCCACCGACCAGTCACCCGTCATGCGGAAGTGCACGTGGATGGTGCGCCCGCTCGCCAGCTGGAAGAGCTGGTGCTTCCCGCAG includes the following:
- a CDS encoding gamma-glutamyltransferase, coding for MTLGVGAALALAAPTLTAQRTQKPPLHGRHWVAVTGKPLAATAGATIFQKGGNAIDAACAMLAAVTTMWDVLSWGGETQALIYHPGLKKVIGINALGVAPTGATAEFYRSRGMNTPPEFGALAAVTPGTPGGLMTMLAEYGTLSLADVLAPAIQMADGYPIDAQTANSIENNKARLKQWKYSREVMLPHLGEAREAPAAGEIFAQKDLATTLRKLVEAERTARRQGKSRKEAIYAAYDRFYKGDIAEEIVRGVREEGGLFTREDLANWKVKIEEPLSTNYRGIDVYKLQQWTQGPALLQALNILENADLKSMGYNSTRYIHTVYQAMSLAFADRDFYYGDPSFAPDEPMPGLLSKEYAKARYGQIRWDRNDATIKPGDPYPYQGGTNPFRELLDKWSVTGAPADMPKSGQQDRVGDSLGALTFDEAFYSGTTSIQAADTSGWVISVTPSGGWIPAVIAGRTGVGLSQRAQSFVTHPGDGPFNVIAPGKRPRVTLTPSLALKEGQPYLAFSVQGGDSQDQNLLQFFLNTVEFGMTPQEAAEAANINSYQMRSSFGAHESRPGRLLLAESVPDWTRAELRRMGYTLEFERLTSGPITAIWLDRKHRTFWGAASNHGEDYGIAW